In the Danio rerio strain Tuebingen ecotype United States chromosome 8, GRCz12tu, whole genome shotgun sequence genome, one interval contains:
- the rhocb gene encoding rho-related GTP-binding protein RhoA-D, which produces MAAIRKKLVIVGDGACGKTCLLIVFSKDQFPEVYVPTVFENYIADIEVDSKQVELALWDTAGQEDYDRLRPLSYPDTDVILMCFSVDSPDSLENIPEKWTPEVKHFCPNVPIILVGNKKDLRNDEHTRRELIKMKQEPVKPEEGRDMANRISAFGYLECSAKTKDGVREVFEMATRAALQVRKRKKRSGCLLL; this is translated from the exons ATGGCAGCTATCCGTAAGAAGCTGGTGATTGTGGGAGATGGAGCCTGTGGAAAGACCTGTTTGCTGATTGTGTTCAGTAAAGATCAGTTCCCTGAGGTCTACGTGCCCACAGTGTTCGAAAACTACATTGCTGACATAGAAGTGGACAGCAAACAG GTGGAGTTGGCTTTATGGGACACAGCTGGCCAGGAAGACTATGATCGGTTGAGGCCATTGTCTTATCCAGACACAGATGTTATCCTGATGTGTTTCTCTGTAGACAGTCCAGATAGTTTAG AGAATATTCCAGAGAAATGGACGCCAGAGGTAAAACATTTCTGTCCCAACGTTCCCATCATCCTCGTGGGGAATAAAAAGGACTTAAGAAATGATGAACACACACGCAGAGAGTTGATCAAGATGAAAcag gaaccTGTCAAACCAGAGGAGGGCCGTGACATGGCCAACAGAATCAGTGCATTTGGATACCTGGAGTGTTCTGCAAAAACTAAGGATGGAGTTCGAGAGGTATTTGAAATGGCCACCAGGGCGGCGCTGCAAGTCCGTAAGCGCAAGAAGAGAAGCGGCTGCCTGCTGTTATGA